A portion of the Adhaeribacter radiodurans genome contains these proteins:
- a CDS encoding LytR/AlgR family response regulator transcription factor encodes MKILIIENEQLAADALGAIITRLRPEARIVASIGSVEEAVEWLILHQSPDLIFCDIHLSDGSSFEIFKQVEVKCPIIFTTAYNQYAIEAFQVNSIDYLLKPLKAVEVAKAIKKHEDLKQHHVSQEISNLHHLVQAPPPQPSRSRFLVKSGQAIKAVAVEEVSYFWAEEGVVFLVTQQGRRYIINHTLDQLEDQLEKKAFFRANRQLIVHIIAVQEVRPYFKGRLHLLLQPAFPTDIIVSNSKANAFKEWLDQ; translated from the coding sequence ATGAAAATACTTATCATTGAAAATGAGCAACTCGCAGCCGATGCCCTGGGCGCCATTATCACCCGGCTCAGGCCCGAAGCCAGAATTGTGGCTTCCATTGGTTCTGTAGAGGAAGCGGTGGAGTGGCTGATATTACACCAAAGCCCGGATCTGATCTTCTGCGACATTCACTTATCTGACGGCAGCAGTTTTGAGATTTTTAAGCAGGTAGAGGTGAAATGTCCAATTATCTTCACGACAGCGTACAACCAATATGCAATAGAGGCTTTCCAGGTCAACAGCATCGATTATCTCCTGAAACCCTTAAAGGCAGTGGAGGTGGCAAAGGCCATAAAGAAGCACGAAGACCTGAAGCAACACCATGTTTCGCAGGAAATAAGTAACCTGCACCATCTGGTACAGGCACCACCGCCCCAGCCCTCCCGTTCAAGGTTTCTCGTAAAGAGCGGGCAGGCCATTAAAGCTGTAGCGGTAGAGGAGGTTTCTTATTTTTGGGCAGAAGAAGGGGTAGTGTTTCTGGTAACGCAACAAGGTAGGCGCTATATCATCAACCACACCTTAGACCAATTAGAAGACCAACTGGAAAAAAAAGCTTTTTTCCGGGCTAACAGACAGCTCATCGTGCATATAATCGCCGTGCAGGAGGTAAGGCCCTACTTCAAAGGACGCTTGCATCTGTTACTACAACCTGCCTTTCCAACAGACATCATCGTGAGCAACAGCAAAGCCAATGCTTTCAAAGAGTGGCTGGACCAGTAG
- a CDS encoding sensor histidine kinase produces the protein MYLPTNILLPSVEVLPIRVRSSFVVGAIISLFFYYFVERQRKTKLLQAEHLRAEQLHKESYRAQLEALKNQINPHFLFNSLNVLHSLIYVDQDKAAQFLSQLSEVYRFLLDSSSKQLVPLKTELELVHAYLYLLKTRFGENVQFQVEVPDAYRQLELPPTAAQMLIENAIKHNGSTSRKPLLISIFVADGKLVVKNNLQPRFDEVKSTKIGLKNISTRYSYLTSQEVEIEQMDQEFIVRLPLLKVEQHENTYH, from the coding sequence GTGTACCTGCCAACAAATATTCTTCTGCCCAGCGTGGAGGTGCTGCCTATTCGGGTTAGGTCGAGCTTTGTGGTGGGAGCTATTATTTCCCTCTTCTTTTATTACTTTGTAGAGCGCCAACGGAAAACAAAGCTGCTGCAGGCAGAGCATTTACGGGCAGAGCAACTGCATAAAGAGAGTTATAGGGCACAGTTGGAAGCGTTGAAAAACCAAATAAATCCGCACTTCCTCTTCAATAGCCTGAATGTACTGCATTCGCTCATCTATGTGGACCAGGATAAGGCCGCACAGTTCCTGAGTCAGCTTTCAGAGGTTTACCGGTTCCTGCTCGATAGCAGCAGCAAACAGTTGGTGCCTCTAAAAACCGAGCTTGAACTGGTACATGCATACCTGTACCTGCTAAAGACCCGGTTCGGCGAGAACGTGCAATTTCAGGTTGAGGTGCCCGATGCGTACCGGCAATTGGAGCTCCCCCCTACAGCAGCGCAAATGTTAATCGAGAACGCAATAAAGCACAACGGCTCCACTTCGCGGAAACCCCTTTTAATTTCTATTTTTGTGGCAGACGGCAAACTGGTAGTGAAAAACAACCTGCAGCCACGGTTCGATGAAGTAAAATCAACCAAGATTGGCTTAAAGAACATAAGCACCCGGTACAGCTACCTAACCAGCCAAGAAGTGGAAATAGAGCAAATGGATCAGGAGTTTATCGTGCGCCTGCCGTTACTTAAAGTTGAGCAACATGAAAATACTTATCATTGA
- a CDS encoding acyltransferase family protein: MNNNELATKQHYPILDGLRGLAAIIVVTFHLDEPFSISNLDKMVNHGYLAVDFFFLISGFVMGYAYDNRWSKMTVGSFFKRRIERLQPMVVLGMTLGAIGFYFTDSEIWPLIHTIPLWKMLLVMLIGYTILPVPLPLDIRGWQEMHPLNSVGWSLFFEYIAYILYAVWIRKFSHTT; the protein is encoded by the coding sequence ATGAACAATAATGAGCTGGCCACCAAGCAACACTATCCTATATTAGATGGTCTTCGCGGGCTAGCAGCCATAATAGTTGTTACATTTCATCTAGACGAACCATTCTCCATCAGTAATTTAGATAAAATGGTTAATCACGGGTATCTGGCCGTCGACTTTTTCTTTTTAATATCTGGTTTCGTAATGGGTTATGCTTACGATAACCGCTGGTCTAAAATGACAGTAGGTAGTTTTTTCAAACGCCGTATCGAACGGCTTCAACCCATGGTAGTTCTGGGGATGACCCTCGGCGCTATCGGGTTCTATTTTACAGATTCTGAAATCTGGCCGCTTATTCATACTATTCCGCTCTGGAAGATGCTACTGGTCATGCTGATCGGTTATACTATCCTGCCGGTTCCCTTACCCTTGGATATACGTGGTTGGCAGGAGATGCACCCTTTAAATAGCGTAGGATGGTCCTTGTTCTTCGAATACATTGCCTACATTCTTTATGCTGTCTGGATCAGAAAATTTTCCCATACTACCTAA